A stretch of Labrus bergylta chromosome 19, fLabBer1.1, whole genome shotgun sequence DNA encodes these proteins:
- the angpt2b gene encoding angiopoietin-2b — MDRLLALTLAYLAYLLAPAIASERQQHRVQHGPCSYTFILPEVEHCLPLQDFQVTNTLQRDSPPEADQNTSQSKPGKAQKEIPSWQDRKLESLENAMENNTHWLQKLENFIQENVRSGMEEMKRTAVHTQTAAMLEMGTNLLSQSAEQTRKLTDVETQVLNQTSRLEIQLLEYSLFTNRLEKHILLQTQEISRLSDKNSFLEQRLLALEARYGRELQGMQSEKQQLQELLERQSRMVSQLQGELGSSMLNSTLLQRQQAVLTDTVQQLLAMVNHCNEISNTPKEEPLSFRDCAEILQSGVTESGTYSIRLPNSTRTVKVFCDMKTRGGGWTVLQHRRNGSVDFHRGWRDYKVGFGDPSGEHWLGNDIIHKLTSSQEYSLHVQLQDREGNEAFSHYDRFYIDGEDNNFSLHAEGFSGTAGRASSLTHTGTQFSTKDRDNDRCTCKCAQLASGGWWFEACGPSNLNGIYYPGSSSVVRYNGVKWYYWKGPNLMATMTTMMVRPASF; from the exons ATGGACCGCCTGCTGGCCCTGACCCTCGCCTACCTGGCCTACCTGTTGGCCCCCGCAATCGCCTCAGAGCGCCAGCAGCATCGTGTGCAGCACGGCCCCTGCAGCTACACCTTCATCCTCCCCGAGGTGGAGCACTGCCTTCCTTTACAGGACTTCCAGGTCACCAACACTCTCCAGAGGGACTCTCCGCCCGAAGCGGACCAAAATACAAGCCAGTCCAAGCCAGGCAAGGCCCAGAAGGAAATACCTTCCTGGCAAGATAGGAAGCTGGAGAGTCTGGAGAATGCCATGGAGAATAACACCCACTGGCTACAGAAG ctggagaacTTCATACAGGAGAATGTGCGCTCTGGGATGGAGGAAATGAAGAGAACGGCGGTACATACACAGACAGCCGCCATGCTCGAGATGGGAACCAACCTCCTCAGCCAATCAGCCGAGCAAACACGCAAACTGACAGATGTTGAGACTCAG GTGTTGAATCAGACAAGTCGCCTGGAGATTCAGCTGCTCGAGTACTCGCTCTTTACTAACAGGCTGGAGAAACATATTCTCCTGCAGACGCAAGAGATCTCACGCCTCAGCGACAAAAACAG TTTCCTGGAACAGAGGCTCTTAGCGCTGGAGGCTCGGTATGGGAGGGAGCTGCAGGGCATGCAAAGCGAAAAGCAACAGCTTCAAGAGCTTCTGGAGAGGCAGAGTCGAATGGTCAGTCAGCTGCAGGGGGAACTGGGCAGCTCCATGCTTAACAGCACCCTGCTACAGAGACAGCAGGCAGTGCTCACGGACACTGTTCAGCAGCTGCTGGCTATGGTCAACCACTGCAATG aaatCTCCAATACACCAAAAGAAGAGCCACTTAGCTTCAGAGACTGTGCTGAAATCCTGCAATCAGGTGTTACAGAGAGTGGAACATATAGCATACGCCTTCCCAACTCCACACGGACTGTCAAG GTGTTCTGTGATATGAAGACCAGAGGTGGCGGGTGGACTGTGCTGCAGCATCGGAGGAACGGCTCGGTTGACTTCCATCGTGGGTGGAGGGACTACAAAGTG GGCTTTGGAGATCCATCTGGGGAGCATTGGCTGGGAAATGATATCATCCACAAACTGACCAGCTCCCAAGAATACAGTCTGCATGTCCAGCTGCAAGACAGGGAGGGGAATGAAGCGTTCTCACATTACGACCGCTTCTACATAGACGGCGAGGACAACAACTTCAG CCTCCATGCCGAAGGCTTCAGTGGCACAGCTGGACGAGCCAGCAGCCTCACCCACACCGGCACCCAGTTCAGCACCAAGGACAGGGACAACGACCGTTGCACCTGCAAATGCGCCCAGCTCGCATCAGGAG GTTGGTGGTTTGAAGCGTGCGGTCCGTCCAACCTGAATGGCATATATTACCCCGGCTCATCCAGTGTGGTCCGCTACAATGGCGTAAAGTGGTACTACTGGAAGGGACCAAACCTGATGGCTACCATGACAACTATGATGGTTCGCCCGGCCAGCTTCTGA